A region of Ferruginibacter albus DNA encodes the following proteins:
- a CDS encoding DUF5723 family protein — MKKAIVFAASVLFFTNVFSQTYSGYNTSNYTGVNGVFFNPANIADSRYSWDVNLLSVNATVATDYASIQSSKIISALKGENIAPFITRKGLLSTSGTANVDIFGPSFMINYDKKNSFAFTTRMGAMVNIDDMPDTLLNAIENHGVNITNFPITMKSDAFAGSYNAWTEFGLSYARVIKDDKKHFFKGGITLKYLGGVGSGYFISNSFQAIVGKNGLGDTYLRDATADLYFANAGITDKLDLKLSGSGFGGDLGFVYEYRPDNFTKTDIDQYKLKIDLALHDIGSISYDHSATDAYYKLNTNTVPAPFDTLRLARFNNVTNFDEMTAVLDGAAPKIQKQGATTGKYSMSLPASLSAAIDYNFFTGFNVNLGGMLSLNSGKSTATRTHVINYLALTPRYERKSFGVYLPLLLNEISGFNAGISFRAGPVFFGSGSILSTLISGNTRQIDFHAGLRFGMLRKDKKAKQPKAEPAKGKIIDTDMDGIADKDDKCPTVAGLEKYNGCPIPDSDSDGINDEQDKCPTVVGLEKYNGCPIPDTDGDGINDEADKCPNVAGIAKYNGCPIPDTDNDGVNDEEDKCPTVAGVAKYNGCPIPDTDKDGVNDEEDKCPTLAGTAANHGCPEIKEAVKKRIDVAASRIYFATGSAKLLATSNAGLNIVAAALKADPNLKIDINGHTDNVGKPEKNQLLSEARAKAVYDYLVKKGVDANRLTSKGFGDTQPIADNKTAAGRTKNRRVELQLHYY, encoded by the coding sequence ATGAAAAAAGCAATTGTATTTGCAGCATCCGTACTTTTTTTTACCAACGTTTTTTCACAAACGTATTCCGGTTACAATACAAGTAATTACACAGGCGTCAATGGTGTATTTTTCAATCCTGCAAATATTGCAGATAGCCGTTATAGCTGGGATGTGAACTTACTATCTGTGAATGCTACTGTTGCAACCGATTACGCATCCATACAATCTTCCAAAATTATCAGTGCTCTAAAGGGTGAAAATATCGCTCCCTTTATAACAAGAAAAGGATTACTATCTACAAGTGGTACGGCTAACGTGGATATATTCGGTCCTTCTTTTATGATCAATTACGACAAGAAGAATTCATTTGCTTTTACTACCCGCATGGGGGCGATGGTTAATATTGATGACATGCCCGATACATTATTGAATGCTATTGAAAATCACGGGGTGAATATTACCAATTTCCCGATCACCATGAAATCAGATGCATTTGCAGGAAGCTATAATGCGTGGACAGAGTTTGGATTGAGCTATGCAAGAGTAATTAAGGATGATAAAAAACATTTTTTTAAAGGTGGGATAACATTAAAGTATTTAGGCGGCGTTGGCTCAGGTTATTTTATTTCCAACAGTTTCCAGGCAATAGTGGGAAAAAATGGGTTGGGAGATACTTATCTTAGAGATGCAACTGCCGACTTATATTTTGCTAATGCCGGCATAACTGATAAGCTGGATCTAAAGCTTTCCGGTAGTGGTTTTGGTGGTGATCTGGGTTTTGTATATGAATATCGCCCGGATAATTTTACAAAAACAGATATTGATCAATACAAATTAAAAATAGACCTGGCATTGCATGATATTGGCAGCATCAGCTACGATCATAGTGCCACCGATGCTTATTATAAATTAAATACCAATACTGTTCCTGCGCCATTTGATACCTTACGCCTGGCAAGATTCAATAATGTTACCAATTTTGATGAGATGACTGCAGTACTGGATGGCGCTGCACCTAAAATACAAAAGCAAGGTGCTACTACAGGGAAATATTCAATGTCGTTGCCTGCTTCTTTATCAGCCGCAATAGACTATAATTTCTTTACCGGTTTTAATGTGAATTTAGGCGGTATGCTTTCATTGAACAGCGGAAAAAGCACCGCAACAAGAACGCATGTGATCAACTATCTTGCACTAACGCCAAGGTATGAACGCAAAAGTTTCGGCGTATATCTTCCTTTATTATTAAATGAGATCTCTGGATTCAATGCCGGTATTTCATTTCGTGCAGGTCCGGTGTTCTTTGGTTCAGGAAGTATCTTATCTACTTTAATAAGTGGCAATACACGTCAGATTGATTTTCATGCAGGACTTCGTTTTGGTATGCTGAGAAAAGATAAAAAAGCAAAACAACCAAAAGCCGAACCTGCAAAAGGAAAAATCATTGATACAGACATGGATGGTATTGCGGATAAGGATGATAAATGCCCGACAGTAGCTGGTTTGGAAAAATACAATGGTTGTCCAATTCCGGATAGTGACAGCGATGGCATAAACGATGAGCAGGATAAATGCCCGACAGTAGTAGGTTTAGAAAAGTATAATGGCTGTCCAATTCCTGATACAGATGGTGATGGAATAAATGATGAAGCAGATAAATGTCCGAATGTAGCGGGTATTGCTAAATACAATGGTTGCCCGATCCCTGATACAGACAACGATGGCGTGAACGATGAAGAAGACAAATGCCCAACAGTAGCCGGCGTTGCAAAATATAATGGTTGTCCTATTCCTGATACAGATAAAGATGGCGTGAATGATGAAGAAGATAAATGTCCAACATTAGCGGGTACAGCAGCCAATCATGGATGTCCTGAAATAAAAGAAGCTGTTAAAAAGCGTATCGACGTAGCTGCAAGTCGCATTTACTTTGCTACCGGAAGCGCTAAATTATTAGCTACATCCAATGCAGGTTTAAATATTGTAGCAGCCGCACTTAAAGCTGATCCTAATTTAAAGATTGATATCAACGGTCATACTGATAACGTAGGTAAGCCCGAAAAGAATCAATTATTAAGTGAAGCCCGTGCAAAAGCGGTATATGATTATTTAGTGAAGAAAGGTGTTGATGCCAATCGGTTAACATCAAAAGGCTTTGGCGATACGCAACCCATTGCAGATAATAAAACGGCTGCGGGTCGTACCAAAAACAGGAGAGTGGAATTGCAATTGCATTATTATTAA